ttcttctggttaaattttgtaattgcaaTGAAAAAGTGACGTTTAGTTTGAATTCTTTTAGATACCAGTAATTGAAGATTTACCTGTTGGAGACAATTATCAAGATCATGTaggaacttttttcttaaattttgaagcaaCGGGATCAAAAGATACGTTTCAACAATTATTTAGCAAGCCAATTAGTAATCTGGTTAAGTACAATACAGAGGGAACAGGTGAGAGAAGAGTGCAAATCACTCAAATAGTTTTtgtagttatattattttattttaagactggGGTTAAGCAACCGACCCAATTCAGAGTTTACGACcgtcaatgttcaactccttagtcTCGCAATTTTGAACCAGTGGTCGGAAGCATCGCGTTGTAAGTAGCGgaactactgtagtcgctactttATTCCGAAGTTTGTAGTGTAGTAAGCTACTTTTTAAACGAAGAAGTGTAGTGAGAtacaaaatagagaaaaatagaTTCCTGGTAACAACTTTTAAcgttagttaaataaagaaacaaagttcaaactcaaaaatttttttgaatctgattggtgcaaattttattttgagcccGTCACTGCAGGGAATGAGAATGCGTCTGTGACCGAGCGTTTATAAGATGTAAGTCTGATGCTCgtaaaatatctgatttttttgaaattcgatttcacaggaactataatgtacgtttttgtatctgatttggcaacttaaagtatcgtctgattaaataaattagcacatttgctgtcaccccctcaaaccattaagattgagtcctagaacgtgaggtcagatcattagaccaaaagttattcagggtggttcatTTTCTTTTACGTACTGTACTTTATTTCTTGAGGGATATAAAAAGGCATAGATCATTTAAATCACAAGCATTTAATAATGTCCTAGCATTTCTTAAATCACTGTCGCGAAAAGCATAtagtttgaaaatcaaaataacataTTCGTAAAAAGGgcttaagaataaaaaactatttcctttaaacatgaatcaaatttaacaatgtcagtttttaattcaaaaccattttgaatatTGGGGATAATTAAGTTCTCCAGTTAAGTTTGCCTTCTAAAAGTTGCAAAGTAGTGACTACAATTCGAAAGTACTTTGTAAGcgcttcatttaataaaaaaaaagtagttgtataGTTCActacatttgtaataaagtagttgtaattaactataaaaaaatgtggTTATACCAAACAATGTTTTGAACCTGATccaaaaaacaagaaaactcctggattaagcacCGGGACAAACAAACCTTAATGGAGGAATTTTGaagatactaaacaaaatttgtatcCAATGGAGAGGTAAACCACGAAAACCCTCCATAGACAACCTGAAGACAAGGGGATTATAACCCATGgctatttatgtttattttatgttgagCCTTCAGTTTTAGTCGAGTTGGTATTAGAATAGTTAATTTCTTATGCAGCGTTAGTTACgcgcttattttaaaaaacaaaattgaattaattagctttgtaatcttaattttttccatacttttatttaagacctgtaaaatttaattgcacttcattttaaaaatgcacttaCGTTAAATGCtcaaaaacaaaagagagaGAGTTCCAACACCCTTTTAATCCTTGTCCCTTTTTCctgtttatttgtaaaatattagaataataataataatatgaaaagcaaacactgtaaaaaaaatcagataatatTGAATACATCGTTAAACTTCATTTTGATAGTATGGACTACTAAATACGTGTTCTGCCTAACCTAATAACATAAAGCTACTAaaaagggcaacaaataataaacaaaaaacaatgaaattattttaggatttattgaaattatttattattggaattatttatttattattggaattatttatttattattggaattatttatttattattgaaattatttatttattattggaattatttatttattattggaattatttatttattattaaaattatttatttattattggaattatttatttattaaaggaattatttattacttatatcCATATTTGCCTTATCATTTCTTATATGATTTTATCGAGGTgttcagtactgatttattgacgcttatttttttcccccgaacgaagaacgggtattcagctatcactaaattaaaaaaaaaatgttaaatgccGAATAGAGGAAGAACAATAGGAAGGGTCTCTATGTTTGTGAAAGGGTATTCTtagtgtcaaaaataaataataataaaatcactttTGAGATTCTATTGCAATTACGCAAAGCAGCAAATTCAAGAAAAGGTCTTGGTAGGCcctcaaagaaaatttatgtcaaacgcgtatttatttcttttcataattataaaatttcactgCACTCTGATTATAcaactaacttttatttaaattacaggaCCTTATGCAAGCCTCAACGGTGTAGAAGGTCTTGCTTGGGTTAATTCTAAATACAATGATCCTTCTCTTGATTGGCCTGATTTAGAGATTCATTTAGAAGCTTACTCACTCTCGTCTGATGGAGGAGTCGTATCCAGTCATTTGTTGGGTGTTCCGCCAAAAGtacactttttataattatctaaaaccataagcataattaaatctgtcgcaaatttattaaaactaactgCCCTGAttagaaatgataatttttttttttttgtgaactcAGAAGTAAAcaatacttttgaattttataaataaacaaatttatatggTTGTTGATACTAATGCCAGTTGACAATACCAGCAAGCCTTTTATGGGAATCCAAACGATTTTTAAGGCAGaaggtgcgtttcttgtttttcagttgCGTCACCTATGGCCaaaatacgacttcagccataCACGCATCGTTCCTCTTTTAGCAAGGAGGACCCATTCATACGtacacagatcgtaattttcgcctgaatcagagaacgaccaatctccaattcaatacccccagaggtattttattttatttttttattttataaccgtcgttgaacattcGACCTAATTTCatgtttacgacaactaatattcaactccgtagctttgtaattttcaactcaatccagaagacaagggaactcctggatcacgtattgggagaaatttaccttcgtggaggactttttgatgggactaacCTACATTTGCGTTTCATGAGGAGGAAAACTGTgaaagcctcccacggttagcctgactgcaaggggactctaatccaggCTCCGTgtaacactgaggatattttacattagcACTGTGGTTAGTACGAACCGGGTGACGCATTCTTACAGATCAGTCATCGTCGGGATTCAAATCCGactcatctcattggaaggccagcgctctatcccctgatcctctttcattacaattaagaaaaaattgataaagttatttattttttgcaacctttatttttacatttctaacCTTACTTCTCTGATAAATAAAGTGTATGGCAAATCATATTTAAACGTATAGAGTAAACAGAGACAATAGTGATGAGGGTATTTATGGTGAATACGAAGATATTTTTGGTTAAATGACTGAATAGGATGATTCACTGTAATTAAGAagaaatctttgtttttttttcatttctaaccTTATTTCTATCATGAATAATATGTATTgtacataacatttaaaaattatataataaacgAAGATAAATGCACTTCTTGTAAAAAAACTGATGAAACTAACTCTCATGAATTGAAACTGATCAAATAACATGAACACTCACCCAACaaaagtgaaaacaatcccagtTATGAGCTATGCGTATACGGCGATAGCATCGATGCTAGAAAGACTATATTTACTTAGATCAGGGgctgccaaacttttttgatcatcgacccctacataatttttcgaaatctccatcgacccccataaaagtaattNTCCTGGATCacgcattgggagaaatttgccttcgtggaggactttttgatgggactaacctacatttgcgtttcatggagaggaaaactgcGAAAGcctccctcggttagcctgactgcaaggggactctaatccaggCTCCATCtgacactgaggatattttactttagcactgtggtcggtacgaaCCGGGTGCGGCATTCTTACAGATCAGTCATCGTCGGTATTCAAATCCGACTCATCTCATTTGAAGGCCtgctctctatcccctgatcctctttcattacaattaagaaaaaattgataaagttacttatttttttcaaccttcatttttacatttctaaCCTTACTTCTTTGATAAATAAAGTGTATGGCATATCATATTTAAACGTATGGAATAAGCAGAGACAATAGTGATGAGGGTATTTATGGTGATTAAGAAGATATTTTTGGTTAAATGACTGAATAGGATGATTCattgtaattaagaaaaaatctttgtttttttttcatttctaaccTTATTTCTATCATGAATAATATGTATTGTacagaacatttaaaaattatataataaacgAAGATAAATGCACttgtaaaaaaactgataaaactaACTCTCATGAATTGAAAGTGATCAAATAGCATGAACGCTCAACCAAcaggagtgaaaaaaaaaaccagttaTGAGCCATGTGTATACGGAGATAGCATCGATGCTAGAAAGGCTATACTTACTTAGGTGCTTTAACCGATGATGGTGATGTTGCTGAAATATTATAACTTTCTGAAATACATTCaggttgtattttttttagaataataaaagaataaaatatatttagttcgaTTTTTTTCACGCATCTTCACAGGTAATGGAACAGGTCTACTTTCCAAAGCTGGGAAAGCATACTTTCACGATGTTCTCATGCTTCCTGAGACCTTTCAGCAGAGGAACCGTAAGGCTTGATACATCAAATCCTAATGATCATCCTCTCATAGATCCTAACACTTTCGCAGACGCAAGAGACATTGACCGATTACAGGCAGGTGAGGATAAAATAAAGTCTTTATATTTTGTCTACATTGCAAAGAGTAAAAACGTAGATTTGCTAAGAAAACTAACATTAACTTTTTacaagctgaaatttttttaaatttattataaaactatgaatGACGTCACATTTATTATGATGTAGTAAATTTTTGCCAATAGAGTCATTCTCTTAATTACAGTGGATATAAAACAGTTAAACTGGTACGTATAAGACCAACAAAATGTATTACGCATGGATGCcactctaaaataatttcaagactgaacttattttttaagaaattaatatggTACTACATCAATGTTATTGGAATGCATAACTCACTGACCCCAAAATTTACCATTCTGTGATTACGGCCTcaataacttgtttttaaaaattttttctttatttgattaattttcagcaaacaaaacaaaaatagcagctaattgtgtatattttttacaccTATAACTGAATAAAAACGCTAACTTTTTTCTGAAACCATTCAGATCTCTACTTATTTTTTGCTACAATATCATTATTCATTCAaacactataattaaaaataaattatattgctttaatataataatattaattaataaatattgattttgaataatttaataaatattgagtttttGGCCAACATGCCAATGTATtggttacttaaaaatatttagattcagCAATAGTACGAATCTCCTTCTGTCATTGCAGTGTGGCATCATTACTTCATCATTTTgcaataattgagaaaaataacattgttctctaaaaaaattttttttattatttttaacagaaaatatgttACATATTTAAGATATGGGAAAGTGATATTAATGGAATTTAGTCCAATGATTTATCTCAAGACNTATATtgctttaatataataatattaattaataaatattgagtttttGGCCAACATGCCAATGCATtggttacttaaaaatatttagattcagCAATAGTAAGAATCTCATTCTGTCATTGCAGTGTGGCATCATTACTTCATCATTTTgcaataattgagaaaaataacatctttttctaaaaaaaattttattttttatttttaacagaaaatatgttACATATTTAAGATATGGGAAAGTGATATTAATGGAATTTAGTCCAATGATTTATCTCAAGACTGATTTCAGTCCTCAGAACTGAAGAGTGGCACCCTTGGTAATAcgaaatcaattatttcaaaaagtgtaTTACACtgaagagcaaaaaaaaaaactggtatacctgcctagTATCGTGTAGGGTACCCGAgagcacgcagaagtgccgcaacacgacgtggcatggattcgatcaatgtatGAAGTAGCGCTGGAGATAATtaacaccatgaatcctgcagggctgtccataagtgggagtaagagggggcGGGAAATATCTTCTGAGcatcacgttgcaaggcatcccaaatatattcaataatgttcatgtctagggattttggtggccagcggcactcttctgaatttagacacttccgctaaccaccaaaatccccagacattactcccactggtttatggacagccctgcaggattcatggtgttaATTATCTCCAGCGCtgcttcacacattgatcgaatccatgccacgtcgtgctGCGGCGCTTCTGCGTACTCgcacgatattaggcaggtataccagtttttttggctcttcagtgtatatgtTACTGTAACAGCTCGAAGTCAGGTAAAAGTCTAAATTTCATCGGTGAAATCTAAATTGGCTGGAAGTGGCTGggtaaatgtctgaaatatgCTTTAATATCCAAAATCTAACTCATTTTTAGATTTGTAGATTTCTTAATATCTAATGctaatattaaaaagacaaaaaactttgattttgtcAGTAACGTATTAAGTAAGGTATTTCTTCGAATTACCAAAATATAAACACTACCTTAAAATAACGGAAGAGacacttttagttttttaaattttttaaattttttcttcaagaaatacGTTGAGAATATGAtacttgcaagtgacgtagagtgtgtatctcgatcctgattgattgttgaaacgtggcatttgtttacgttagcaactgtactttccattctatttcgagtaagcctaGCCCGTCCAGTAGGAAGTCTCTTAAGTGACATATTCTAAACTTTTTCACAAAGAATCTTTCTCAGAACTTTCAATTCTTTCAATATCTTTTCATACATAGACAGAACACAAACAGGCACGAAGggacataaacaaactaattatgcatcgaagttgccaggtacacaaaacaaatatatatcacttttagaataaaatacataagcaaataacaaatctaagtttaaaaaaaaagcagtatacgagaaaattttttattttaactaattcgtTGTGTGGTAAGGCACCGTATTTAATTAACTcatcgttaattaacattctaacttatgtaaaGAAACTTAGCTCACATTTAATAcaccattttgctgataaagattagttGGCGCTGACATCAAAGGTCACATGTGTGAGTATGGGAGGTCTTCTTCcagaagtgcaagtacccattattttataacttaagagGTGTTAAGTCGCTTTATTTCTCATACGTATCAATTAGGTTTAAAGTTTTTACCAGCTCGTGAGATtggcaataaattacgaaagaaaaatgGTGTTTTTGAACACCTTATGCTTAAAAGTATAGCAATAAAGTTTTGACTTGTATcaactttgattttaataactgtttaagTACATTCGTGGAtcatgaactattttttaaaagcaatttatttttaccctATGTTTTCGTGGTATTATagtagaaaaagtaaaaaaatagtcaaaaaaaattttgaagtattttttaattaataacaaaaatatcatttcaaatttgaaaaaaaaaattgttacataatttttttaaaaacatttacataattttgctttgaaacGTATTTGGTGACTTATAAAAAGCTACTAGCATTTTTCCAAGttgtttttgtaacttttgaaAGACAAATTGGAATGATAAAGGATTTCCACAAAGTTCAATTTATatcatttgataatatttacttaaaatgacAATGGCAATACATGGAATCATACTTGattatattatgttttgtttcaagCGTTTTCTTTCCATATACCTTACTGTTCAATCAATTATTATAGGGTAGTATCATTTGCGATTCAATTCGGATATCTCCTTGAATATTTAAGCTGGGTTTACCGAAGTTTATGTAGTTATTGCACAGAATAACCCAAGTAATCGATATGAGTTACAAGTTTATCCAGTGCCGGATTAAGCGTATTCGGGGCCCTaggccattaaaatttttgaggcccttagataaaaaaaaatttctcgtatattttttatttattctaatataaaagtatttatatgtctttccatttaagaaagcatatttaaacaaaaatggataacaataaattaaattttactttattttgttaaattagaactaaaaaataatcataatattttgagaaaatttgaaatttattaaaactttactaAATCAACGCTACattaaaattggtttaattgctactataattttttttttaaaaattattgtttttcttagtttttaaatttttttattcaaataatccattttaagggggaCCCTAATCACTGGGGAccccaggccatggcctagtctgGCCTAATGGGTAATCAAGCACTGAGTTTATCGCCATGTTTTCTGACATTAAGTGCTAAAAAGCACACTTTCCCGTTCGTAATTTAATGCTTGTCTCTcaaatttctgaaagatttaaattttacagttaagTATAACAAATAGCATTACTTGAACAAgcccaaaaatataaaataattttagtatttcttgacaaatttttttaaaaaactaaaagggTTTTTTGCATTATTGCAGAAAAGTGCGAATAGATAtctcataaattattcatattacaGACTAAACTAGACaaggattaaaattttgcatttaagacaattaatttcaactgaaataaattttaataatataataattattaacgtTTACTATCtgcaatattctttttaattcagatGATGATTACATTTAGAAATTCTAATAATTCTTAGATATAAAATCGGATTGTTTTAGACAGTTTCATAAAAGAATTTctgaaagaattaattttagacattttatgtaatttatatataatgcaTTTCAATTGAATGTACcgttttaaaacaaagttttaaatctaTACTTCCcccaaaatgtaattttaattaaaataattaattctactatataagttcttattttttgttacagtGCTGCAAGAAAATGTGGATATTGTAACAAAAACGAAGGCTTTCAAAGACATTGgtgcaaaattatttgacacGAAATTTCCTGGATGCGAACAATTTGTAGCAAACAGTACGTACTATTCTCCGGAGTACTTAAGATGTATAGCTGTGGGTTACACATTCAATCTGTACCATCCAGTTGGTACATGCAAAATGGGAAGTGCCGATGACAAAACTACAGTTGTAGATCCACAGTTAAagtaagatttcaaaattattttttttaatcttgcacatattatttacattatctactttgcttaataacttttattttcaaggaGAGAAATTCcaaaaacttaagatttttaaCCTTATTTTCGATCGTTAAAGTTAaaggaagttaaaaaattttgaataccatAGTTTCATGTCCACCAACTTCATTTAAACTTGTAAAGTCGATTCATTGCATATTCCAAACCATAGAAATGTTGTAGAGTCCATACTTAATGCAattctgacaaaaaaatttctagcattatttttcacaatcaaAACTGAgccatgtatttttttatttatacgtattttttttatttattaattaggtaataaaagcaatttcaaaaatatatttcaagggcttttttttttgcaagtttagatataatttatttagataagcttaaaaaaatggaaatctaTTCGAAAGATAATCTTTGTATCCTGCCGAactatgaaaaacatttatctgTGAAGAACTTATGATATTTAACTAAGAAAGAGTCAAAGAatcattttacagttttaaaaataataacatttaaacgaCTAAAGAAGCATTTAGCATTCTTTCAAGGTAAGGGAGTATAAGAATCCTTTAATATTCAAACAAGTATTGTTTTAAAGCctaaatctgtaaaaataataaattattcagattttttttttttgcaaaattatattttccgtGGTCTATTccctcaaaaaaaaatctaagcaaTATCTAAAATCCTTTGcactatttcatttattttaattaaagtcgtgatcttttctttcatatgcttaaaactgtaaaatgtaaaatatttccaatcaAATAACGGTAAAAGGTATTTCCACTTTTGGAATAGcacttgtaaaataaatttgtaccgaattttacatttatatttatggatcttacagttatatttatctaattatagtgattcggtgattttatggtaaatattactgtgaaaaatGCGGAATTTCAGAATATTAGATATATCAGCGTTTTTATCGTTatttgattagaaatttttcctagtaagaaaaatttagtcaaatttttcttagtcaaattatgttttgaacATAGCTattcttcatatttaatattttatgcagcGCAATCTCaatgaattttgttatttatgaatataGGGTTAAAGGAATAAAGAATTTGCGAGTGGCAGATGGATCCATCATTCCGAATCAGGTATCTGGAAATACTGAGGCACCCATCGTCATGATTGGAGAAAAATGCGCCGATATGATCAAAGCTGACAATCCTGATCGGAATAATTGCTAAATAACTGGCagaaaatgttgtaaaattattaatttttaagatttttgaatCTAACATTTTACCTTACTGGCTAAAactgttttcttcttttttacatttttttatatttttcctatttatattttctttctatatttttattttttacatttttctcttttaaatttttatttttgtatttttcctttttatgttttcttttttacatgcATGAAACCCTATTTTCTGCAGANttcatggtgttgcattttctacaaacagcagtttaaatttttaagatttttgaatCTAACATTTTACCTTACTGGCTAAAAatgtttccttcttttttacatttttttatatttttcctttttatattttctttttatatttttattttttatatttttctcttttaaatttttatttttgtatttttcctttttatgttttcttttttacatgcATGAAACCCtattttctgcagaaaaaaaaatcacttgaaagcagataaaaatgattgattaaaatgattttgagacagataaaaatgattgttttgtCAAGATGGCCATAAAATTAAAGGGCAAAAATGTCCTGGTCTTTacagtttgatttttaaattttcttggttTTTGTTACtgagtgaataaaatttattcctaatttttcAGTTCTGTTTTATTCATTGTCTACAAAATCCGTAACAAAACACTTTACGTGCTATAAAAGTagagtataaaattttgtttttaagaaaatattctgcAAGTAAACAAATGTATAATGTAAGGTtaatacactgcaaaaaattcggGATCAAATTACGTTTAAAGCATCCGCACTTTAGGCTCATCATCCGTGAAATCAATTTTACctgtaaaatccaattttattgtaaaatttaccggactttttacagtaatatttaattaatttgagtgattcagtgatattacagaaattataactgtaaaaattgcggtatattaattctttttccgTAACACATTCctgtgaaaatggattttaccgtaaaaagtaCCACCACCCTGAGTCTCGTTACTTCTAACCGTATTGTGATCGGGAATGTTTTGCTGCGTATAGTAAAAAACCGCACTTATACACAACACACACTtttctttatgtatttatttttttcttgccgCTGCTTCTTTTGACATATCAAAAGTAAGAGTAATTTATAGTTCAATGTGGGAATAATTCGGTGTCCATTAgcataaatgagaaaaataaatatttcttgggattgaataaaattattttgattggtgcaatatttttttaataaatattaataatttttttcttttaaaataagaaattttgaaac
This window of the Parasteatoda tepidariorum isolate YZ-2023 chromosome 4, CAS_Ptep_4.0, whole genome shotgun sequence genome carries:
- the LOC107438238 gene encoding L-sorbose 1-dehydrogenase; this encodes MVTPRGKGLGGSTLLNYMLYVRGNRLDYDGWAKQGATGWSWKDVYPYFLKSEGNTDPKIVEDGYHNASGPLTIQSAQWTTPLMDAWVKAAAERGYEYRDINGEKQTGFHTLQGFTRNGRRCSTSKAFLIPASDRKNLDIVTDALVTKILIDKYKNAYGVKFHKDGKDHEVYANKEVIVSGGSINSPQLLMLSGIGPGKHLEEKGIPVIEDLPVGDNYQDHVGTFFLNFEATGSKDTFQQLFSKPISNLVKYNTEGTGPYASLNGVEGLAWVNSKYNDPSLDWPDLEIHLEAYSLSSDGGVVSSHLLGVPPKVMEQVYFPKLGKHTFTMFSCFLRPFSRGTVRLDTSNPNDHPLIDPNTFADARDIDRLQAVLQENVDIVTKTKAFKDIGAKLFDTKFPGCEQFVANSTYYSPEYLRCIAVGYTFNLYHPVGTCKMGSADDKTTVVDPQLKVKGIKNLRVADGSIIPNQVSGNTEAPIVMIGEKCADMIKADNPDRNNC